A window of the Equus asinus isolate D_3611 breed Donkey chromosome 20, EquAss-T2T_v2, whole genome shotgun sequence genome harbors these coding sequences:
- the LOC106830365 gene encoding olfactory receptor 51A4-like, translating to MGFTNHSWFQPPTLFLTGIPGLEAVQIWISIPLCIMYLITFLGNCTILFVIKSTSSLHEPQYMFLSMLAGTDLDLSLSTLPTVLKVFLLNHREIEFHSCLTQMFFIHTFSSMESAILLAMAFDRFVAICNPLLYTVVLTPPRIIGMGIAAVVRGVVLMVPLPVLLQRLSFCKDVILSHCYCYHPDVMKLACGPVRVNIIYGLSLVLCSFGVDSMFFVISYILILKTVMSIASEDGQLKAFNTCASHIFTVCIFYVPLIVLALIHRFGTFTSPLLHVTMANLFLLLTPVLNPLVYSLKTKQIRSAVHKVFKSRGNLLK from the coding sequence ATGGGGTTTACAAACCACAGCTGGTTCCAGCCACCCACTCTCTTTCTAACAGGCATTCCTGGACTGGAGGCTGTACAAATATGGATCTCTATTCCACTGTGCATCATGTATCTAATCACCTTCCTAGGTAACTGCACTATCCTCTTTGTTATTAAAAGCACTTCCAGCCTTCATGAGCCTCAGTACATGTTCCTGTCTATGCTAGCAGGCACAGATCTGGATCTGTCTTTATCAACTTTACCTACGGTACTCAAAGTTTTCCTCCTGAATCACAGAGAGATTGAGTTCCACTCTTGCCTAACACAGATGTTCTTCATCCATACCTTCTCCTCCATGGAGTCAGCCATCCTGTTGGCCATGGCCTTTGACAGATTTGTAGCTATTTGCAACCCGCTGCTCTACACTGTGGTCTTAACCCCTCCTCGGATTATTGGGATGGGGATTGCTGCTGTGGTTAGGGGTGTGGTGTTGATGGTACCCTTGCCAGTCCTTCTTCAGAGATTGTCCTTCTGCAAAGATGTTATTCTATCACATTGTTACTGCTATCACCCTGATGTTATGAAGCTGGCCTGTGGTCCTGTCAGAGTCAACATCATCTATGGGCTGTCTCTTGTTCTTTGCTCCTTTGGAGTTGACTCCATGTTCTTTGTCATTTCGTACATCCTTATTTTGAAAACTGTGATGAGTATTGCCTCAGAAGATGGTCAGCTCAAGGCATTTAATACTTGTGCTTCCCACATTTTCACTGTCTGCATCTTTTATGTGCCCCTTATTGTGCTGGCTCTAATTCATAGGTTTGGTACATTCACGTCTCCTCTTCTCCATGTCACCATGGCCAATCTCTTCCTCTTGTTAACTCCAGTCCTTAATCCCTTGGTTTATAGCCTAAAAACCAAACAGATAAGGTCTGCAGTGCACAAGGTATTCAAGAGCAGGGGAAACTTGCTCAAGTAG